The following coding sequences are from one Microbacterium wangchenii window:
- a CDS encoding LLM class flavin-dependent oxidoreductase gives MTVSLGVAGSLGPDLLARLAPAVEDAGFAALWINDTPGGDALAGLAAAARTTSRLRLATGVIPVDRRPAPAIADAVEAADLPAERLVLGIGSGAAREGALDRVSDAVEVLRARVGGRIVVGALGPRMRRLGAERSDGILLNWVTAETAAAQAREARAASAGASVAVYVRTAVDPAARSRLEEEAGRYATFPNYAANFARMGVPAVATTFPDAAALAEGLPAYERAVDEVVLRAVTPTDDLDAYLAFVAATAPGA, from the coding sequence ATGACGGTCTCCCTCGGTGTCGCCGGGTCGCTCGGACCCGACCTGCTCGCCCGCCTCGCCCCCGCCGTCGAGGACGCCGGCTTCGCCGCCCTGTGGATCAACGACACCCCCGGCGGCGACGCGCTGGCGGGCCTGGCCGCAGCGGCGCGCACGACATCGCGGTTGAGGCTGGCCACGGGTGTGATCCCGGTCGACCGCCGCCCCGCCCCCGCGATCGCCGACGCCGTGGAGGCCGCCGATCTGCCCGCCGAGCGCCTCGTGCTGGGCATCGGATCCGGCGCCGCACGCGAGGGGGCGTTGGACCGCGTGTCCGACGCGGTCGAGGTCCTGCGCGCCCGTGTCGGCGGCCGCATCGTGGTGGGGGCGCTGGGACCCCGGATGCGGCGCCTGGGCGCCGAACGATCGGACGGGATCCTCCTGAACTGGGTGACGGCGGAGACCGCGGCCGCGCAGGCGCGCGAGGCGCGTGCGGCGTCGGCCGGCGCATCCGTCGCCGTCTACGTCCGCACCGCCGTGGACCCCGCGGCGCGCTCGCGCCTGGAGGAGGAGGCCGGACGGTACGCGACGTTCCCGAACTACGCCGCGAACTTCGCGCGCATGGGCGTGCCGGCCGTCGCGACGACCTTCCCCGATGCCGCCGCGCTCGCCGAGGGCCTCCCCGCCTACGAGCGCGCTGTGGACGAGGTCGTCCTGCGTGCGGTGACGCCCACGGACGACCTCGACGCCTACCTCGCTTTCGTCGCCGCCACCGCCCCCGGCGCCTGA
- a CDS encoding ATP-dependent DNA ligase, with protein MLLADVVATVTAVSATRARSAKIDALARLLAQLEPDEIVPAVGLLTASPRQGRLGVGWRTLSGLPAGSAPEATVTVGDVDAAFTALAETAGAGSGARRGEVLASLARRTTPEEWDLLARVLMGELRTGALEGVLLEAIARAAQREPAEVRRAAMLSGDLGETARIALTEPPDALAEVGLVVGRPVLPMLAATAATAGDAVTATGSSSVEYKLDGARIQVHRRGDEVRVFTRSLAEVTARVPEIVEAVRGLPATDLILDGETLSLDESGAPRAFQDTMARFGAETARRIALRPWFFDVLHVDGRDVLDEPLSVRQQELERVAGPWRVPAITTDDPSEAEEFAGAALDAGHEGVMVKDLAAPYVAGRRGTAWLKIKPVHTFDLVVLAVEEGSGRRAGWLSNLHLGAYDPEGEFGEPGGYVMVGKTFKGLTDELLRWQTEHFPTIQTRRTAGTVHVAPVTVVEIAIDGVQRSPRYPGGVALRFARVKAYRPDKRPVDADTIQRLRGMLRG; from the coding sequence ATGCTGCTCGCCGACGTCGTCGCCACCGTCACCGCCGTGTCCGCCACGCGCGCCCGGTCGGCGAAGATCGACGCCCTCGCTCGGCTGCTGGCGCAGCTTGAGCCGGACGAGATCGTGCCCGCCGTGGGGCTGCTCACCGCCTCTCCGCGGCAGGGACGCCTGGGCGTGGGATGGCGCACCCTCTCGGGGCTGCCCGCCGGATCCGCCCCCGAGGCCACGGTCACCGTCGGCGACGTGGATGCGGCGTTCACCGCGCTGGCGGAGACCGCCGGTGCCGGGTCGGGCGCGCGGCGCGGCGAGGTGCTGGCCTCGCTCGCACGGCGGACGACTCCGGAGGAATGGGATCTGCTCGCCCGCGTTCTGATGGGCGAGCTGCGCACCGGAGCGCTGGAGGGAGTGCTCCTGGAGGCGATCGCACGCGCCGCGCAGCGCGAGCCCGCGGAGGTCCGCCGGGCCGCGATGCTCTCCGGCGACCTCGGCGAGACGGCGCGCATCGCGCTGACCGAGCCGCCCGACGCGCTCGCGGAGGTGGGGCTCGTGGTGGGGCGGCCGGTGCTGCCCATGCTCGCGGCCACCGCCGCGACGGCGGGCGACGCGGTCACGGCCACCGGTTCCTCCTCGGTCGAGTACAAGCTCGACGGCGCACGCATCCAGGTGCATCGGCGCGGTGACGAGGTCCGCGTCTTCACGCGCAGCCTCGCCGAGGTGACCGCGCGCGTGCCGGAGATCGTCGAGGCCGTCCGCGGCTTGCCGGCGACCGACCTCATCCTGGACGGGGAGACGCTGTCGCTGGATGAGAGCGGGGCGCCGCGGGCGTTCCAGGACACGATGGCGCGGTTCGGTGCCGAGACGGCGCGCCGGATCGCGCTGCGCCCGTGGTTCTTCGATGTGCTCCACGTGGACGGACGTGACGTGCTCGACGAGCCGCTGTCGGTGCGGCAGCAGGAGCTGGAGCGGGTCGCGGGGCCGTGGCGGGTCCCGGCGATCACGACGGACGACCCCAGCGAGGCGGAGGAGTTCGCCGGCGCCGCGCTGGATGCCGGGCACGAGGGAGTCATGGTGAAGGACCTCGCCGCGCCCTACGTCGCGGGCCGGCGCGGCACGGCGTGGCTGAAGATCAAGCCGGTGCACACGTTCGACCTCGTCGTCCTGGCGGTGGAGGAGGGGTCAGGGCGTCGGGCGGGATGGCTGTCGAACCTGCATCTGGGCGCGTACGACCCCGAGGGGGAGTTCGGCGAACCGGGCGGCTACGTGATGGTCGGGAAGACCTTCAAGGGCCTCACCGACGAGCTGCTGCGCTGGCAGACGGAGCACTTCCCGACCATCCAGACCCGGCGCACCGCGGGCACCGTGCACGTCGCACCGGTCACCGTCGTGGAGATCGCGATCGACGGCGTGCAGCGATCGCCGCGCTATCCCGGCGGCGTCGCGCTCCGCTTCGCGCGGGTCAAGGCGTACCGGCCCGACAAGCGCCCCGTCGATGCCGACACGATCCAGCGGCTGCGCGGGATGCTGCGGGGCTGA
- a CDS encoding sugar ABC transporter permease gives MTHVARTNASPDPLAADLIGSGVEGGLRDQVVAWWQRVRSGDMGALPAIGGLVVLTLLFSTLSPFFLTERNFANLLNQAATLVMLGMALVFVLLLGEIDLSAGVTGGVAMALFVVLNTQFGIDWPLALLVGFAVGLITGALIGFFVARVGIPSFVVTLGLFLGYQGLALVIIGDGGLYRLQVPELLALQNGNLPVWGGWAMLAVMLAVSAGTSFWDRARRTKAGVPNRAMSLVWIKLAVIAVIGGVFVYILNQDRGQSVVAVQGVPVIVPVTLAILWLGTFVLDRTRFGRYIYAIGGNAEAARRSGVKVRWVKWWAFVICSTLAVASALFSVSRVGSVDATVGRDIVLSGVAAAVVGGVSLFGGRGRLIHAAIGALVIACITNGLGLLNLPAGINLLVTGGVLILAATVDAVSRLRAGGSFLRS, from the coding sequence ATGACCCACGTCGCCCGCACGAACGCGTCGCCGGATCCGCTGGCCGCCGACCTCATCGGAAGCGGTGTGGAGGGGGGCCTGCGCGATCAGGTGGTGGCGTGGTGGCAGCGCGTCCGCTCGGGCGACATGGGCGCCCTGCCGGCCATCGGGGGGCTCGTCGTGCTGACGCTGCTCTTCTCGACGCTGAGCCCGTTCTTCCTCACCGAACGCAATTTCGCGAACCTGCTCAATCAGGCCGCGACGCTCGTGATGCTGGGGATGGCGCTCGTGTTCGTCCTCCTGCTCGGTGAGATCGACCTGTCGGCGGGAGTGACCGGCGGCGTCGCGATGGCCCTGTTCGTCGTGCTCAACACGCAGTTCGGGATCGACTGGCCTCTCGCGCTCCTGGTCGGATTCGCGGTCGGGCTGATCACCGGCGCCCTCATCGGCTTCTTCGTCGCGCGCGTGGGGATCCCCTCGTTCGTGGTGACCCTCGGGCTCTTCCTCGGCTACCAGGGACTCGCCCTGGTCATCATCGGCGACGGCGGGCTGTACCGCCTGCAGGTGCCCGAGCTCCTCGCGCTGCAGAACGGCAACCTGCCGGTGTGGGGAGGCTGGGCGATGCTGGCGGTCATGCTGGCCGTCTCGGCCGGCACGTCGTTCTGGGATCGGGCGCGGCGCACCAAGGCGGGCGTGCCTAACCGGGCGATGTCGCTCGTGTGGATCAAGCTCGCCGTCATCGCCGTGATCGGCGGGGTGTTCGTCTACATCCTCAACCAGGACCGGGGCCAGTCCGTCGTCGCGGTGCAGGGGGTGCCCGTCATCGTGCCGGTGACGCTCGCGATCCTGTGGCTCGGGACGTTCGTGCTGGACCGCACGCGGTTCGGCCGGTACATCTACGCCATCGGCGGCAACGCCGAGGCGGCGCGGCGCTCGGGAGTGAAGGTGCGCTGGGTGAAGTGGTGGGCGTTCGTGATCTGCTCCACCCTCGCCGTGGCATCCGCCCTCTTCAGCGTCTCCCGCGTCGGGTCGGTCGACGCCACGGTGGGTCGTGACATCGTGCTGAGCGGGGTGGCTGCCGCCGTCGTCGGAGGTGTCAGCCTGTTCGGCGGCCGCGGCCGGCTCATCCACGCCGCCATCGGCGCGCTCGTGATCGCGTGCATCACCAACGGGCTGGGCCTGCTCAACCTGCCCGCCGGCATCAACCTGCTCGTCACCGGCGGCGTGCTGATCCTCGCCGCCACCGTCGACGCCGTGTCGCGGCTGCGGGCGGGCGGCTCGTTCCTGAGGAGCTGA
- a CDS encoding substrate-binding domain-containing protein: MILPDAVSSPRWENFDRKYLQEGLEEAGFDVDIQNAQGDMNKYSTIADQQLTQGCGVMLLADFQGAAEAVAAKATAEGIPVIAYDRPFAGADYYVSFDNVEVGRLEGQAVLDGLEAAGKDPASAVVVYMGGDPSDGNAAMFKEGAVEVMEGAGITPAAEPPGIWDQAKSQTNFEQALTSLGGQVDGVWAANDTNAAGVIKVLQNNNLTGVAVSGQDANVAGLQNILLGWQTATVYKPVKEEADAAVEVAVALLNGETPEADQELEDGTPYIAVTPQLVGPEEVVTVIEAGDADAAEVCTGDVAAKCAEYGIQ; encoded by the coding sequence GTGATCCTCCCCGACGCGGTGTCGTCTCCGCGGTGGGAGAACTTCGACCGCAAGTACCTGCAGGAGGGCCTGGAGGAAGCCGGATTCGACGTCGACATCCAGAACGCGCAGGGCGACATGAACAAGTACTCCACGATCGCCGATCAGCAGCTCACACAGGGGTGCGGCGTCATGCTGCTGGCCGACTTCCAGGGCGCCGCCGAAGCCGTCGCCGCCAAGGCGACCGCCGAGGGCATCCCCGTCATCGCGTACGACCGGCCCTTCGCGGGCGCCGACTACTACGTCTCGTTCGACAACGTCGAGGTCGGCCGACTGGAGGGGCAGGCGGTGCTGGACGGGCTGGAGGCTGCCGGCAAGGATCCGGCCTCCGCCGTCGTGGTGTACATGGGCGGCGACCCCAGCGACGGCAACGCCGCGATGTTCAAGGAGGGCGCCGTGGAGGTCATGGAGGGCGCGGGCATCACCCCCGCCGCCGAGCCCCCCGGGATCTGGGACCAGGCGAAGTCGCAGACCAACTTCGAGCAGGCGCTGACGTCTCTGGGCGGGCAGGTGGACGGCGTGTGGGCGGCCAACGACACCAACGCCGCCGGGGTCATCAAGGTCCTGCAGAACAACAACCTCACCGGAGTCGCCGTCTCGGGCCAGGACGCCAACGTCGCCGGTCTGCAGAACATCCTCCTGGGGTGGCAGACGGCCACCGTCTACAAGCCGGTCAAGGAGGAGGCCGACGCCGCCGTCGAGGTGGCCGTCGCCCTCCTGAACGGCGAGACGCCCGAGGCCGACCAGGAACTCGAGGACGGCACGCCGTACATCGCGGTCACACCTCAGCTGGTGGGACCCGAAGAGGTCGTCACGGTCATCGAAGCGGGCGATGCGGACGCGGCCGAGGTGTGCACCGGCGACGTGGCCGCCAAGTGCGCCGAGTACGGCATCCAATAG
- a CDS encoding NYN domain-containing protein: MPDSHTARVAVYLDFDNIVMSWYDRVHGRNAYSRDRSRIAEKPTDPEIAERLSSATIDVGAIIDYAASFGTLVLTRAYADWSAPVNAEYRTQLVARAVDLVQLFPAAAYAKNGADIRLAVDTVEDMFRLPDLTHVVIVAGDSDYVPLAQRCKRLGRYVVGVGVAGSTAKSLAAACDRFDAYDSLPGVVREPAAKKDAAPSRPRARKRSSDPAVNLLERALQLEQERAEGDWVHASAVKDLMKRLDPAFSEKALGFRGFSDFVKAHPAVVEVDEASHVVLVRAVPRPS; the protein is encoded by the coding sequence ATGCCCGATTCCCACACTGCCCGCGTCGCCGTCTACCTCGACTTCGACAACATCGTGATGTCCTGGTACGACCGGGTGCACGGGCGCAACGCCTATTCGCGCGACCGCTCGCGCATCGCCGAGAAGCCCACCGATCCGGAGATCGCCGAGCGGCTGAGTTCGGCCACGATCGATGTGGGCGCGATCATCGACTACGCCGCGTCGTTCGGGACCCTCGTGCTCACGCGCGCGTACGCCGACTGGTCGGCGCCGGTCAACGCCGAGTACCGCACGCAGCTCGTCGCCCGCGCGGTCGACCTCGTGCAGTTGTTCCCCGCCGCCGCGTACGCCAAGAACGGCGCCGACATCCGTCTCGCCGTCGACACGGTGGAGGACATGTTCCGTCTGCCCGACCTCACGCACGTGGTGATCGTGGCGGGCGATTCCGACTACGTCCCGCTCGCGCAGCGCTGCAAGCGGCTCGGTCGCTACGTCGTCGGGGTCGGCGTCGCCGGCTCCACCGCCAAATCCCTCGCCGCCGCGTGCGACCGCTTCGACGCGTACGACTCCCTGCCGGGGGTCGTCCGCGAGCCCGCCGCGAAGAAGGATGCCGCCCCCAGCCGGCCGCGGGCCCGCAAGCGGTCGAGCGACCCCGCCGTGAACCTCCTCGAACGGGCCTTGCAGCTGGAGCAGGAGCGCGCCGAGGGCGACTGGGTGCACGCATCCGCCGTGAAGGACCTCATGAAGCGGCTGGACCCCGCGTTCAGTGAGAAGGCGCTCGGATTCCGCGGATTCTCCGACTTCGTCAAGGCCCACCCGGCCGTGGTCGAGGTGGACGAGGCGTCGCACGTGGTGCTCGTCCGGGCCGTTCCGCGCCCCTCCTGA
- a CDS encoding Gfo/Idh/MocA family protein yields the protein MSRLRWGILATGGIAHSFTRELQGAGHLVTAVGSRRAESAEAFAREFGLARAHGSYEALVADPEVDIVYVATPHPAHAENALLALDSGKHVLVEKPFTLTGDEAERVRERAEERGLVALEAMWTRFLPHMARIREIVAAGTLGEIRTVTAEHTQRLPTDPSHRLNDLALGGGALLDLGIYPISFVHDILGAPVTIAASARFADTGADTEVATIFTHASGALSTTLSSSRGAGPNRASIVGTEARIDIDRVWYTPTSFQVVAADGTVVERYENSVAGGGKQFQAQHVEELVASGRLSGDVLPLAESVEIMRTLDRVRAEIGLRYPGEH from the coding sequence ATGAGCAGACTTCGCTGGGGGATCCTGGCCACCGGCGGCATCGCCCACTCCTTCACGCGCGAGCTCCAGGGCGCCGGGCACCTGGTCACGGCGGTCGGATCCCGTCGGGCGGAGTCGGCCGAGGCCTTCGCGCGCGAGTTCGGCCTGGCGCGGGCGCACGGGTCGTACGAGGCGCTCGTCGCCGATCCGGAGGTCGACATCGTCTACGTGGCGACCCCGCATCCCGCCCACGCCGAGAACGCCCTCCTCGCGCTGGACTCCGGCAAGCACGTCCTGGTGGAAAAGCCCTTCACCCTCACCGGCGACGAGGCCGAGCGCGTGCGCGAGCGCGCGGAGGAGCGCGGGCTCGTGGCGCTGGAGGCGATGTGGACCCGGTTCCTGCCGCACATGGCCCGCATCCGCGAGATCGTCGCAGCCGGCACGCTCGGCGAGATCCGCACCGTCACGGCCGAGCACACGCAGAGACTCCCCACCGACCCCTCCCACCGGTTGAACGACCTGGCCCTCGGCGGCGGCGCGCTGCTGGACCTGGGGATCTATCCGATCTCCTTCGTGCACGACATCCTCGGGGCGCCCGTCACGATCGCCGCGAGCGCGCGCTTCGCCGACACCGGCGCCGACACCGAGGTCGCCACGATCTTCACCCACGCGTCCGGAGCGCTGTCCACGACGCTGTCCTCCTCGCGCGGGGCCGGCCCGAACCGGGCGAGCATCGTCGGCACCGAGGCCCGCATCGACATCGACCGCGTCTGGTACACGCCCACGTCGTTCCAGGTGGTGGCCGCCGACGGCACCGTGGTCGAGCGGTACGAGAACTCCGTGGCGGGCGGCGGCAAGCAGTTCCAGGCGCAGCACGTCGAAGAACTCGTCGCCTCCGGCCGGCTCAGCGGCGACGTCCTCCCCCTCGCGGAGTCGGTGGAGATCATGCGGACCCTCGACCGGGTGCGGGCGGAGATCGGCCTGCGGTATCCGGGAGAGCACTGA
- a CDS encoding M20/M25/M40 family metallo-hydrolase has product MTPTDRFRELLRIPTVSYADATRIDPDAFASFRAALERLYPRTHARLEREIVGDGALLYRWPGSASEEPLVLMAHQDVVPVVPGEWGHAPFDADIVGEGEDASIHARGAIDDKGALVAILEAVEALLQEGVTPPRDVYLAFGHDEETRGTGAQALAALLRERGVRPGLVLDEGGAVVTGVLPGLSAPAAMIGVAERGIATFVLTAREAGGHASTPPRMPATARLARAVDRIRRRPFPVRLAPPVRALLATAAPHVAQPLRSVFASAGVLAPVLTRVLAALGPETNALVRTTAVATELTGATGRNVLATTARAWVNVRLVTGDSLEAAERHLRRAIGDPLVEIEVEDGSEPSPVSPWRGEAWRRLARTVTATLGDEVVPLPYVQLGASDSRWFTALTDTVYRFTPFRLSRAERDALHAADERIGVEVWLRGIGFYRELIIAR; this is encoded by the coding sequence GTGACCCCGACCGACCGCTTCCGCGAGTTGCTGCGCATCCCCACCGTCTCCTACGCCGACGCCACGCGGATCGATCCCGACGCGTTCGCGAGCTTCCGCGCGGCGCTGGAGCGCCTGTACCCCCGTACGCACGCGCGGCTCGAGCGGGAGATCGTCGGCGACGGCGCCCTGCTGTACCGCTGGCCGGGGTCGGCGTCGGAGGAGCCGCTCGTGCTGATGGCGCATCAGGACGTCGTGCCGGTGGTGCCGGGGGAGTGGGGCCATGCCCCCTTCGACGCCGACATCGTCGGCGAGGGGGAGGACGCATCCATCCACGCGCGCGGCGCGATCGATGACAAGGGCGCGCTGGTGGCGATCCTGGAGGCGGTCGAGGCGCTGCTGCAGGAGGGGGTGACGCCGCCCCGTGACGTGTACCTCGCCTTCGGTCACGACGAGGAGACGCGCGGTACGGGCGCACAGGCCCTCGCGGCGCTGCTGCGCGAACGCGGCGTGCGGCCCGGGCTCGTGCTGGATGAGGGCGGGGCGGTCGTCACGGGCGTGCTCCCCGGGCTGTCGGCACCGGCAGCCATGATCGGGGTCGCCGAGCGCGGCATCGCGACCTTCGTCCTCACCGCGCGCGAAGCCGGCGGCCACGCCTCCACCCCACCGCGCATGCCGGCCACCGCTCGCCTGGCCCGCGCGGTCGACCGCATCCGCCGCCGCCCGTTCCCCGTGCGCCTGGCACCGCCGGTGCGCGCACTGCTGGCCACCGCGGCACCCCATGTCGCCCAGCCGCTGCGGAGCGTGTTCGCCTCCGCCGGCGTGCTCGCGCCCGTGCTCACGCGCGTGCTCGCGGCGCTCGGACCCGAGACCAACGCGCTCGTGCGCACGACCGCCGTCGCGACCGAGCTCACCGGCGCGACGGGACGCAACGTCCTGGCCACCACGGCGCGGGCGTGGGTGAACGTGCGCCTGGTGACCGGCGACAGCCTGGAAGCGGCGGAGCGGCACCTGCGTCGTGCGATCGGCGATCCTCTTGTGGAGATCGAGGTGGAGGACGGGTCCGAACCCTCACCCGTGTCGCCGTGGCGCGGTGAGGCGTGGCGACGGCTCGCCCGCACGGTCACGGCGACCCTCGGCGACGAGGTGGTCCCGCTGCCCTACGTCCAGCTGGGAGCCAGCGACAGCCGCTGGTTCACCGCGCTCACCGACACGGTGTACCGCTTCACCCCGTTCCGGCTCTCGCGCGCCGAACGCGACGCCCTGCACGCCGCGGACGAGCGCATCGGCGTCGAGGTGTGGCTGCGGGGGATCGGGTTCTACCGCGAGCTCATCATCGCCCGGTAG
- a CDS encoding ATP-binding cassette domain-containing protein — protein MTDPIIELIGVKKSFGPVSVLKGVDLQVFPGTVTALVGDNGAGKSTLIKGLAGVQPYDGGEVRIDGAHRDLHTPRDAAALGIEVVYQDLALCDNLDIVQNMFLGREELSTGTLDEGRMEREASDTLRSLSVRTVKSVRQKVSSLSGGQRQTVAIARAVLKKARVVILDEPTAALGVAQTEQVLHLVERLAQQGVAVVLISHNLADVFAVADDIAVLYLGQLVAQVRAQDTTRDDVVGYITGTKTLTGAPLLTTDTIPTEGDPA, from the coding sequence ATGACTGACCCGATCATCGAACTCATCGGCGTGAAGAAGTCCTTCGGCCCCGTCAGCGTCCTCAAAGGGGTGGATCTGCAGGTGTTCCCCGGCACCGTCACCGCCCTCGTGGGCGACAACGGCGCCGGCAAGTCCACCCTCATCAAAGGGCTCGCGGGGGTGCAGCCCTACGACGGGGGCGAGGTGCGCATCGACGGCGCGCACCGCGACCTGCACACTCCCCGGGATGCCGCGGCACTGGGGATCGAGGTCGTCTACCAGGACCTCGCGCTGTGCGACAACCTCGACATCGTGCAGAACATGTTCCTCGGCCGCGAGGAGCTGTCCACCGGCACCCTCGATGAGGGGCGGATGGAACGGGAGGCCTCGGACACGCTGCGCTCGCTGTCGGTGCGCACGGTGAAATCGGTGCGGCAGAAGGTGTCGTCCCTCTCCGGCGGGCAGCGCCAGACCGTCGCCATCGCGAGGGCCGTCCTGAAGAAGGCGCGCGTGGTGATCCTGGACGAGCCCACCGCCGCCCTCGGCGTCGCCCAGACCGAGCAGGTGCTCCACCTCGTGGAGCGGCTGGCCCAGCAGGGGGTCGCCGTCGTGCTGATCAGCCACAACCTCGCCGACGTGTTCGCCGTCGCCGACGACATCGCCGTGCTCTACCTCGGCCAGCTGGTCGCCCAGGTGCGCGCGCAGGACACCACGCGCGACGACGTCGTGGGCTACATCACCGGGACCAAGACCCTCACCGGCGCTCCCCTGCTGACCACCGACACCATCCCGACCGAGGGGGACCCGGCATGA
- a CDS encoding NAD-dependent deacylase: MRIVVLTGAGISAESGLATFRDAGGLWEGHSVADVATPEGYARDPDTVLAFYDERRRIAASALPNAAHFALARLEEAQGDGLLVVTQNVDDLHERAGTRRLVHMHGELFRALCTRCHARTPWIGDLRGRPECPHCGARALRPDVVWFGEMPYGLDRIEEAVSEADVFVSVGTSGEVYPAAGYAALAAAHGARTVELNLVPSDPVIPFDEVRAGPATTVVPAWVDDVLAEA; encoded by the coding sequence ATGCGCATCGTCGTCCTCACCGGCGCCGGTATCTCCGCCGAAAGCGGCCTGGCCACCTTCCGCGACGCCGGCGGGCTGTGGGAGGGTCACTCCGTCGCCGACGTAGCCACGCCGGAGGGGTACGCCCGCGACCCCGACACCGTGCTGGCCTTCTACGACGAGCGGCGCCGCATCGCCGCATCCGCGCTCCCCAACGCCGCCCACTTCGCGCTCGCCCGGCTGGAGGAGGCGCAGGGCGACGGGCTGCTGGTGGTGACGCAGAACGTCGACGACCTGCACGAGCGGGCCGGCACGCGGCGCCTCGTGCACATGCACGGCGAGCTGTTCCGCGCGCTGTGCACGCGGTGTCACGCCCGCACCCCCTGGATCGGCGACCTGCGCGGCCGGCCGGAGTGCCCGCACTGCGGGGCGCGCGCGCTGCGGCCGGACGTGGTGTGGTTCGGCGAGATGCCGTACGGCCTGGACCGCATCGAGGAGGCGGTGAGCGAGGCCGACGTCTTCGTCTCGGTGGGCACCTCGGGGGAGGTGTATCCGGCCGCCGGGTACGCCGCGCTCGCCGCCGCGCACGGCGCGCGGACGGTCGAGCTCAACCTCGTGCCCAGCGATCCGGTGATCCCGTTCGACGAGGTCCGCGCAGGGCCGGCGACGACGGTCGTGCCGGCCTGGGTCGACGACGTCCTCGCCGAGGCCTGA